Proteins from a genomic interval of Xanthomonas sp. AM6:
- a CDS encoding 2Fe-2S iron-sulfur cluster-binding protein, which yields MQHDPHPSKAAPGAAELPRDAELSDDEAALARRLGINGLSRREFIALLSAAGLSSAGGQIAFSEAAFAAPARVPAPQNALPVVLQINGQRHALKLDPRTTLLDALREHLALTGTKKGCDHGQCGACTVIVDGERRLACLTLAAQAEDTQITTIEGLADGERLHPMQAAFVQHDGFQCGYCTPGQICSAVALLNEIKRGDASHVSADVSQPVTELTDAEVRERMSGNLCRCGAYPKIVAAIQDVHSGGAPRAMTWRYADQSEQTAQKMAKEVADDAV from the coding sequence ATGCAGCACGATCCCCATCCTTCCAAGGCCGCGCCCGGCGCGGCCGAGCTCCCGCGCGATGCCGAACTCAGCGACGACGAAGCGGCGCTGGCGCGCCGGCTGGGCATCAACGGCCTGTCGCGGCGCGAATTCATCGCCCTGCTGTCGGCCGCCGGACTGAGCAGCGCCGGCGGCCAGATCGCCTTCAGCGAGGCCGCCTTCGCCGCACCGGCGCGCGTACCGGCACCGCAGAACGCGCTGCCGGTCGTGCTGCAGATCAACGGCCAGCGCCATGCGCTGAAGCTGGACCCGCGCACCACGCTGCTGGACGCGTTGCGCGAGCACCTGGCGTTGACCGGCACCAAGAAGGGCTGCGACCACGGCCAGTGCGGCGCCTGCACGGTGATCGTCGATGGCGAGCGGCGGCTGGCCTGCCTGACCCTGGCCGCGCAGGCCGAGGACACGCAGATCACCACCATCGAGGGCCTGGCCGACGGCGAGCGGCTGCACCCGATGCAGGCCGCATTCGTGCAGCACGACGGCTTCCAGTGCGGCTATTGCACGCCCGGGCAGATCTGCTCGGCGGTGGCGCTGCTCAACGAGATCAAGCGCGGCGACGCCAGCCACGTCAGCGCCGACGTCAGCCAGCCGGTCACCGAACTCACCGACGCGGAAGTGCGCGAACGCATGAGCGGCAACCTGTGCCGCTGCGGCGCCTACCCGAAGATCGTCGCGGCGATCCAGGACGTGCACAGCGGCGGCGCGCCGCGCGCGATGACCTGGCGCTACGCCGACCAGTCCGAGCAGACCGCGCAGAAGATGGCGAAGGAGGTGGCCGATGACGCCGTTTAA